Proteins from a single region of Pseudomonas sp. 10S4:
- a CDS encoding CoA transferase, translating to MVLADLGADVIKIESPARPAT from the coding sequence ATGGTGCTGGCCGACCTCGGCGCCGACGTGATCAAGATCGAGAGCCCGGCCCGACCGGCGACATGA
- a CDS encoding MFS transporter: MSRAMTASATREKPIKTPLTREQIRGFWTVYLGWVLDGVDSVIFALVLIPAMTELLPNSGITATPANIAMYGSLLFGLFLIGWGLSFIWGPLADRFGRVKMLAASILVYSLFTGAAAFSENIWQLAAFRLIAGIGVGGEWALAGTYVAECWPEDRRKMGAGYLQTGYYLGFFIAALLNYTVGATYGWRVMFLCGLFPAFVAIYTALKVKEPHKPVIHVKGAKAHSSWLEIFAPAFRRRTLTSSALVGVAIVGLWAGSVYEATAVVTLATRAGIDHVGAVHLASIGAAILSLSTILGCLIAPWLAERVGRRKALGIYFAGMAASIVVAFGWVFYMDDGLHLFMVSLVFLGFFGGNFAIFSLWLPEQYPTRIRATAFAFNASVGRFIGAGVNFLLAAAIHWHGSLGAPIAWTAAAFVAGILILPFAVETRDQTLPQ, translated from the coding sequence ATGTCTAGAGCAATGACTGCATCTGCAACACGCGAGAAACCGATCAAAACGCCCCTGACCCGCGAGCAGATTCGCGGCTTCTGGACGGTCTACCTGGGATGGGTGCTCGATGGCGTGGATTCGGTCATCTTCGCCCTGGTGCTGATCCCGGCCATGACCGAGTTGCTGCCCAACTCCGGCATCACCGCCACCCCTGCCAACATCGCCATGTACGGCTCCCTGCTATTCGGTTTGTTCCTGATCGGCTGGGGTCTGTCGTTTATCTGGGGACCGCTGGCCGACCGCTTTGGCCGGGTGAAGATGCTGGCGGCGAGCATCCTGGTGTACTCACTGTTTACCGGCGCGGCGGCGTTTTCCGAGAACATTTGGCAACTGGCGGCGTTTCGGTTGATCGCCGGAATCGGCGTCGGTGGCGAGTGGGCACTGGCCGGGACCTACGTGGCCGAGTGCTGGCCGGAAGACCGCCGCAAAATGGGCGCCGGTTACCTGCAAACCGGCTACTACCTGGGCTTCTTTATCGCCGCGTTGCTCAACTACACCGTCGGCGCCACTTATGGCTGGCGCGTGATGTTTCTCTGCGGCCTGTTCCCCGCGTTCGTGGCGATCTATACCGCGCTGAAAGTCAAAGAACCGCACAAGCCTGTCATCCACGTCAAAGGCGCTAAAGCGCATAGCTCGTGGCTGGAAATCTTCGCCCCGGCGTTTCGTCGCCGCACGCTCACCAGCTCGGCTTTGGTTGGGGTCGCGATTGTCGGTTTGTGGGCCGGTTCGGTGTACGAAGCCACCGCCGTGGTGACCCTGGCGACCCGCGCCGGCATCGACCATGTCGGCGCGGTACACCTGGCCTCGATTGGCGCGGCGATCCTGTCGCTGAGCACCATCCTCGGCTGTCTTATCGCGCCGTGGCTGGCGGAACGTGTCGGGCGGCGCAAGGCGCTGGGCATCTACTTCGCCGGCATGGCCGCCTCAATCGTGGTCGCATTTGGCTGGGTGTTTTACATGGACGATGGCCTGCACCTGTTCATGGTGTCGCTGGTGTTCCTCGGTTTCTTCGGCGGCAACTTCGCGATCTTCTCGCTCTGGTTGCCCGAGCAATACCCGACCCGCATCCGCGCCACGGCATTCGCCTTCAACGCCTCGGTCGGGCGCTTCATCGGCGCCGGGGTCAACTTCCTGCTGGCGGCGGCCATTCACTGGCACGGCTCGCTCGGCGCGCCCATCGCCTGGACCGCCGCCGCGTTCGTGGCCGGGATTCTGATCCTGCCGTTTGCCGTCGAAACCCGTGATCAAACCCTGCCGCAATAG